Below is a window of Paraburkholderia azotifigens DNA.
GGTTGTGCACGTAGAAACGCTGCGGCATCACGATGTGAAGGTCTTCCTTCGCGCGGGTCATCGCCACGTACAGCAGACGCCGCTCCTCGTCGATTTCCTCTTCGCTGCCCGTGCCGAGATCGGACGGAATGCAGCCGTCGACGCCGTTGAGCACGAACACGTTGCGCCACTCCTGCCCTTTCGCCGAATGGATGGTGGACAGGATCAGATAGTCCTCGTCGATCAGCGGGACGCCGGATTCGTCGCTGGTGGCGTCGGGCGGATCGAGCGTCAGTTCCGTCAGGAAGCGCTCGCGCGACGCGTACGTGCCCGCGATGCTCTCCATCTGCACGAGATCGGCCTGACGAATCGACGCGTCCTCGTGATTGCGCTCCAGATGCGGCTCGTACCAGCGGCGCACCGACTCGAACTCGGCGGGCCACGGTGTCTGCCGGCCGCACACGGACGCCATCATCGCCACGAACGGATGCCAGTCTTCGAGCGTGCGCGCGGGCGGCGCGAACGCGGCAAGCGCGCTGGCCGCGCAGCCGGACACACCGTGCGCGGCCTGTAGCCCGTCGCCCGAACCGGGCGCATCGGCGCGCGCGACGATATCGTCGAGCACACGCGCGGCCGTCGCCGGCCCGACACCCGGCAGCAGTTGCACGACGCGAAAACCCGCGACGCGGTCGCGCGGATTCTCGGCCCAGCGCAGCACGGCGAGCACGTCCTTGACGTGAACGGAATCGAGAAACTTCAGGCCGCCGAACTTCACGAACGGAATGTTCCGCCGCGTCAGCTCGATTTCGAGCGCGGCGCTGTGGTGCGCGGCGCGAAACAGCACCGCCTGCGCCTTCAGCTTCATGCCTGCTTCGCGCGCGGCCAGCACCTGTTCGACGATGTAGCGCGCCTGGTCCACTTCGTCAGCGACGGTGACGAGATGGGGGCGCTGCGCCGACGCCTTGTCGGTCCACAGGTTCTTCGTGTATCGCTCGGTCGAGAGATCGATCACCGCGTTGGACGCTTCGAGGATCGGCTGCGTCGAGCGATAGTTGCGTTCGAGCGTGACCTGCTTCGCGGGCGGGTCGAAATGGGCCGGGAAGTCGAGAATGTTGCGCACGGTCGCGCCGCGAAACGAATAGATGGATTGCGCGTCGTCGCCGACCACCGTCAGGCCGCGCCCATCGGGCTTCAGCGCAAGAAGGATCGACGCCTGCAGCCGGTTGGTGTCCTGATACTCGTCGACGAGCACGTGATCGAAGCGGCCAGACAGATCGGCGGCAATCGCCGGCTCTGCGGCCATGTGCGACCAGTAGAGCAGCAGGTCGTCGTAGTCGAGCACACTCTGCTTCTGCTTTGCGTCGACGTAGGCCGCGAACAGCATGCGCAGATCGGCTTCCCATTCGCGGCACCACGGAAACGCGCTGTTCAGCACGTCCGCAAGCGAAGCGCCCGTATTGACGACGCGCGAGTAGATCGCGAAACACGCCGATTTCGACGGAAAGCGCTTTTCCTTCGCCGAGAAGCCGAGTTCGTGGCGCACGAGATTCATCAGATCGGCGGAATCTTCGCGGTCGTTGATCGTGAAGGTCGGCGACAGGCCGATCAGATCTGCGTACTCGCGCAACAGGCGCGCGCCCACGCTATGGAACGTGCCGGACCACGCAAGCCCCTGCGCAAGCGCGGCGCGCGCGCCGAGCGCCGCGCCCGCGATGCGCGTGACGCGCCGGGTCATTTCGAGCGCCGCGCGGCGCGAGAACGTCAGCAGCAGAATGCGGCGCGGATCGGCGCCCGTGACGACGAGATTCGCGACCCGGTGCGCCAGCGTGTTCGTCTTGCCGGAACCCGCGCCCGCGATGACGAGCAGCGCGCCGGACGGATGCGCGACATCGTCCGCGCCATATTCGACGGCTTCGCGCTGGGCGGCGTTGAGCTTCGCGAGCCAGTCGGCAGCGGCCGCCGACGCGGATGCCGAGGTGGCCCCATCCGGCACGGCAGACGACGATGGAGACGGGGAATCGGCGACGGAAAGCACGATCGGCGGGTCGGAGAGTGGAGGCGACGCATACTGTATATCCATACAACCCGCGACGACAAGCGCCCCATTTTCCCCGGGTCGCCGAAGCAAACGCTGCGGCTCGTGCGAAGAAAAAGAAAAGCCCGGCGCGTGACCGGGCTTTTCCTTTCCGCCGGAACGGAGCAAACCGTTCAGCGAGCGACGTAGAGCATGCCTATTGCGATTTCGCGTCCTTCACCTTGGCGTCGGCGTTCGCCTTATCGGCGTCGGCCTGCGCTTCGGTCTTCTTCCTGTCGGCCTTCGCCTGCGCGACGTCAGCCTTCTTGTTGGCCTTCGCCTGCTCCTTGGCCGCCTTGCTGTCGGCGTGAGTCATAGGCTCGGATGCCGGGTCGTGCGTCTGTGCGACGGCGAGCGTCGACATGCTGCCTGCCATCAGCGCCGCGCACAGCGCGCTCATTGCCTTACTGGTCTTTTTCACGTTGTTTTTCACGTTGTCCTCCCTGCGTCAAACATCGAAACGGTTACTGCTCGAACACTGCATCGAAAAACACGAGCGTCAGTTGTGCGCCTCGCCCGATGCCGCCGCGCCGGTCGGCTGGCCCTGCATCTCGGCCTTCAGTTCGTTAGACGCCGCTGCCTTGTCGGCCTTTTTGTTGAGCTTCGCATTGCGGACCTGGTCCTTGTAGGCGTCCTTCGCAGCCTTCTGCTGCGCCTTCATCTGTTCCTTCGACGTCTGCTTCTGCGCGCGATATTCGGCGTTGGCCTGAGCGTCGGCGTTGCGCTTCTGGACGAGCGGATCGGTCGAGCCCGGCGCCGTCAGGTTCTGCGGCGCAGGAGCCGGCATCTGGACGCCTTGCGCAGCGGGTGCGGCGGCAGGCGCCTGGGTCATCTGGGCCGCGGCAGGTGCCTGCGGCTGGGCGGACGGATCCGCCGAAGGTTGGGTCGCCGTCTGGGCGAAGGCGGCAGTCGATGCAATCGCAGTCGTCAGGGCGGTACCGATCAGGAGCGTACGGAGCTGGTTCATGGCAATCCTCTCTGAAGTTTGTCGATGTCGGCGCGCGGGCGGGTTGTCGGTTGACGCCCAATGATCCGGCGCCATGCCCACGCTATCCGCCTGCCGCAAAAATGCAGCAGGCTATTCCACAGACCGGGCCTTTGCGAGTGGAGTTCTCCACAAAAGCCGACTGTTACTCACCGTATCATTTCCTGACAACTGAATAACATCTGCTTGCAAGTGCCCGATCCGACACCATGCGCATTGGGTACGCGAGGTCGCGCGCCACGCGATGGCTTATCATGCGAGTCGTTTTTCCCACGATTTCGCCGACCACCGTCGATTGCAACTGCCATGCCCAACCTCGATTTCACCCTTACCGGCGACTACGTCGAACTCCACAATCTGCTGAAGATCACCGGCCTCGCGGACAGCGGCGGATCGGCGAAGGTGATCGTCGCGTCGGGCGCCGTCACGGTCGACGGTCAGGTCGAAACGCGCAAGACCTGCAAAATCCGCGCGGGCCAGGTTGTGCTGCTCGGCGACACGCGGATCGCCGTTCACGAGGGCTGACCGTCTTCTGCCCGTTCGGACGCCGACGCAGCGACGCGAGACATGCGGCCTGCATGACCGCCCCACTGCCGCCGCCAAAACCCGCACCAAAAATGTGCCTGTTGATCGACAGCGCCGCGTTCCCGCAATAAGCTGTCCGTCTGGACAGAAAAACAAACAGCGCGGCCGTTGACCTTGACCGCGCGTGTCGCCCTTTCGCGCCTTCGCGCTTCGAACATGAATCCAACCGGAATGTCCCGCGCGATGAGCGGGCCGCCCACGCTTTCGCGTCACGCCGCCGACACGGCGCGTCTCGCCGCCCCGCTCGCCATCGCGCAGCTCTCGCAGATGGCGATGAGCGTCACCGACACGGTCCTGCTCGGCTCGCTCGGCCCCGACGCGCTGGCGGCGGGCGGTCTCGGCGCGAACCTGTTCTTCGTCGTCGTGACGCTGCTGCAAGGCGTGCTGACGTCCGTCAGCGTGAGCGTGTCGCATGCGCGCGGCGCGCAGGACGAGGATCGGGTGCCGCACATTTACTGGACGGGCTTTTTGCTGTCGCTGCTGCTCGCCGTGCCCGCGTTCGTGCTGCTGTCGTTCGCGGCGCCCATCATGACGGCGTTCGGCGAACCGGCGCTGCTTGCGCACAATGTGGGCGAATACTGCGCGGTGCTGCGCTGGGGCGCGCCCGGCAGCCTGATCGGCATTGGCCTGATGCGCTCGTTTCTGCCTGCGATCGGCGCGGCGCGGCGGCTGCTGTGGGTATCGATTGGCGGCGTGTTCGTCAACGCGTTCCTGAACTACGGGCTGATTCACGGCGCGTACGGCTTGCCGCGCCTCGGCTTCCTCGGCTCGGCCGGTGCGACGACCTTTACCGTGTGGCTCACGGCGCTC
It encodes the following:
- a CDS encoding ATP-dependent helicase gives rise to the protein MDIQYASPPLSDPPIVLSVADSPSPSSSAVPDGATSASASAAAADWLAKLNAAQREAVEYGADDVAHPSGALLVIAGAGSGKTNTLAHRVANLVVTGADPRRILLLTFSRRAALEMTRRVTRIAGAALGARAALAQGLAWSGTFHSVGARLLREYADLIGLSPTFTINDREDSADLMNLVRHELGFSAKEKRFPSKSACFAIYSRVVNTGASLADVLNSAFPWCREWEADLRMLFAAYVDAKQKQSVLDYDDLLLYWSHMAAEPAIAADLSGRFDHVLVDEYQDTNRLQASILLALKPDGRGLTVVGDDAQSIYSFRGATVRNILDFPAHFDPPAKQVTLERNYRSTQPILEASNAVIDLSTERYTKNLWTDKASAQRPHLVTVADEVDQARYIVEQVLAAREAGMKLKAQAVLFRAAHHSAALEIELTRRNIPFVKFGGLKFLDSVHVKDVLAVLRWAENPRDRVAGFRVVQLLPGVGPATAARVLDDIVARADAPGSGDGLQAAHGVSGCAASALAAFAPPARTLEDWHPFVAMMASVCGRQTPWPAEFESVRRWYEPHLERNHEDASIRQADLVQMESIAGTYASRERFLTELTLDPPDATSDESGVPLIDEDYLILSTIHSAKGQEWRNVFVLNGVDGCIPSDLGTGSEEEIDEERRLLYVAMTRAKEDLHIVMPQRFYVHNQTHLGDRHVWASRTRFIPPHLLPLFDSHAWPPVPVVSAPTQAGLAAAAQAKIEIAAKLRKMWD
- a CDS encoding RNA-binding S4 domain-containing protein, translating into MPNLDFTLTGDYVELHNLLKITGLADSGGSAKVIVASGAVTVDGQVETRKTCKIRAGQVVLLGDTRIAVHEG